In Brassica rapa cultivar Chiifu-401-42 unplaced genomic scaffold, CAAS_Brap_v3.01 Scaffold0021, whole genome shotgun sequence, one genomic interval encodes:
- the LOC103864792 gene encoding putative F-box protein At1g21990, protein MGSRDLISSLPDEVLGKILSFLPTHIAASTSVLSKRWRNLLALVDKLDLSDASVGSPLGFPEFVDKTLALLKNSSLIKTFHLNCEHRHEDSRVDGWIHTALELRFLEELRLETVGMYSIETEFFTSNTLVDLTICDGFYPDGRLPPAGGVFFPALKRLSLFSVAFADCAMYDDLVLGCPVLEELFLHYPDDNNPPAWTGDVSSSSIERLTIIHHYPDYREAYEFVSFATPSLLYLDYSGYVADQYDVDFDSLVEARLDIRPWEAFTDEHDDRSDNDDDDDSDCEYDADSFSSWDVTGLVTRISNIKTLHLSSDSLEVFHFYCKSMPVFHNLLTLSFESDKEKGWQVVPLLLNSSPNLETLVIKGLVHKVTNRCGDACICIPKKKKKEEGVPCCLSTCQVKMLTVSGYLGTCRERKQISHFLANLKCLETVKVGVEVDNQRENHVHNRYMGIINALIKLPRVSPNCQIQFF, encoded by the exons ATGGGTTCTAGAGATTTGATCAGCAGTCTGCCAGACGAGGTTCTTGGGAAGATCCTGTCCTTCCTTCCGACACATATCGCCGCTTCCACATCGGTTCTGTCCAAAAGATGGAGGAATCTTCTCGCGCTTGTAGACAAGCTCGATTTGAGCGACGCAAGTGTTGGTAGTCCTCTAGGCTTCCCTGAATTCGTGGACAAGACACTTGCTCTCTTAAAAAACTCTTCACTCATCAAGACATTCCATCTCAACTGTGAGCATAGGCACGAAGACTCTCGTGTGGACGGTTGGATCCACACTGCCCTGGAGCTCCGCTTCTTGGAGGAGCTTCGCTTGGAGACCGTAGGCATGTATTCTATAGAGACCGAGTTCTTCACGAGCAACACACTGGTTGACCTCACGATATGCGATGGATTCTATCCCGACGGTCGCCTCCCACCTGCTGGTGGAGTCTTTTTCCCAGCGCTCAAAagactctctctcttctccgtGGCGTTTGCGGATTGTGCCATGTATGATGATCTCGTCCTTGGATGCCCCGTCCTCGAGGAACTGTTCCTGCATTATCCTGATGATAACAATCCCCCGGCTTGGACAGGGGACGTGTCTAGCTCTTCCATCGAGCGACTGACCATCATTCACCATTATCCCGATTACCGCGAAGCTTACGAGTTTGTTTCTTTTGCCACGCCCAGTCTTTTGTACCTTGACTACTCTGGTTACGTTGCGGATCAGTATGATGTTGATTTTGATTCCCTTGTTGAAGCAAGACTTGATATTCGACCTTGGGAGGCATTTACAGATGAGCATGATGATCGTagtgataatgatgatgatgatgacagtGATTGTGAGTATGATGCagattctttttcttcttgggATGTTACCGGCCTTGTAACAAGGATAAGCAATATCAAGACCCTTCACTTGTCTTCGGATTCTCTTGAG GTTTTTCACTTTTACTGTAAATCAATGCCAGTCTTTCACAACCTCCTTACTTTATCATTTGAGAGTGACAAAGAAAAAGGATGGCAAGTGGTGCCTCTTCTTCTCAACAGCTCTCCAAACCTAGAAACTCTAGTCATCAAG GGCCTTGTGCATAAAGTTACAAACAGATGCGGGGACGCCTGCATTTGCATccctaagaagaagaagaaggaagagggAGTACCATGCTGTTTATCCACATGTCAAGTGAAGATGCTAACCGTTTCAGGGTATTTAGGAACTTGTAGAGAGCGGAAACAGATAAGTCATTTCTTGGCGAATTTGAAATGTCTTGAAACTGTCAAAGTTGGTGTTGAAGTTGATAACCAACGAGAGAACCATGTTCATAATAGATACATGGGAATCATCAATGCTCTTATCAAACTTCCCAGAGTTTCGCCAAACTGTCAGATCCAGTTTTTTTGA